The following proteins are co-located in the Amyelois transitella isolate CPQ chromosome W, ilAmyTran1.1, whole genome shotgun sequence genome:
- the LOC106132405 gene encoding uncharacterized protein LOC106132405 produces MDMDNLKQSMEQMQNFFVTQMDQFRSQMQGNASSVSTPSLEVRFTAFQNLVMNMLQSLQDQVDLLSRSTDNIEMRSRKKFLLFHGIPENNGEDPAAVITQTVQERLNLNELSLDNISRCHRMGRPLAGKPRPVLVKVRDWSIRNKVWSAKSKLKGTGVTLSEFLTKSRHDVFMAARKRFGVANCWTREGTVYVLDTEGARHRVECLSDLDKVVAEPEQAGSKPPRVVPEPSVAAAPTTRTRKTAAAAASKSGKM; encoded by the coding sequence atGGATATGGATAACCTCAAACAATCAATGGAGCAAATGCAGAATTTCTTCGTCACACAGATGGATCAATTCAGGTCTCAAATGCAGGGAAATGCTTCATCAGTGTCCACCCCCAGTTTGGAAGTAAGGTTTACCGCATTTCAGAATCTTGTTATGAATATGTTGCAATCACTCCAGGATCAAGTTGACCTGTTGAGCCGCTCCACTGATAACATTGAAATGCGGTCCCGCAAAAAATTCCTACTTTTTCATGGTATCCCAGAGAACAATGGTGAGGATCCAGCGGCAGTAATCACTCAGACCGTTCAAGAAAGGTTGAATTTGAACGAACTTTCTCTTGATAACATTAGCCGGTGTCACAGAATGGGTCGTCCGCTAGCTGGTAAACCCCGGCCTGTTTTAGTCAAAGTGCGTGACTGGTCTATTAGGAATAAAGTATGGAGTGCGAAGTCTAAGCTGAAGGGAACGGGTGTCACGCTGTCGGAGTTCCTCACTAAGTCACGACATGATGTGTTCATGGCAGCTCGTAAGCGGTTTGGTGTCGCCAATTGCTGGACTCGTGAGGGCACTGTATACGTTCTGGACACAGAAGGAGCGCGTCACCGAGTTGAATGCCTGTCGGACCTTGACAAAGTCGTCGCTGAACCGGAGCAAGCTGGTTCCAAGCCGCCTCGTGTAGTCCCCGAGCCCTCCGTAGCTGCGGCCCCGACAACGCGTACCAGAAAGACCGCGGCTGCTGCTGCCAGCAAATCTGGCAAAATGTAG